The Watersipora subatra chromosome 1, tzWatSuba1.1, whole genome shotgun sequence genome has a window encoding:
- the LOC137400813 gene encoding advillin-like isoform X1 codes for MPAESDPAWKAVPKGKPCFIIWRIEKLKVVPVPKDHYGSFYSGDSYIVLNDRYQNCWNQVQDMKGALDMHIHFWLGKESSQDEEGVAAFKTVELDDYLGGAPVQHRETQGSESTRFMNYFKAKGGIKYMKGGVASGFNHVEQKVTQRLLQVKGRHHVRCEEVDKSWNSFNDGDVFILDLGKVQYVWMGKESSRTERIKGMEIARSLRDERGGGDIIAVDSGEEDSMHPSEKKLWNDHLRISERKVKASREGGSDEKVERIKSSEIKLFLVSDEGGTLKIEEVKTGPLHKSDLDSKDSFIVDNGEAGVWVWNGKQASKQERSEAMRNAVGFCKKKGYANKTSVTKVADGGEPTEFKNLFKTWPMPQASGKAYVAGGKIAKTVQTKFDASALHSNQPLAAQTQMVDDGSGTTQVWRIVDFDMVPVERNMIGQFFGGDCYIILYTYQVRNKDNSIIYYWQGSKSSQDEKGASAMHAVQLDDKMGGSPVQVRVVQGKEPPHFMAIFGGKMIIYSGGKAGWNQSQHSNDEGPGEKYMLQVRGTSALNSKAIQVPCRAASLNSNDVFVLFTKSSVSIWSGKGSTGDEREMAKLIAKHSPSHDDEALREPQMIFEGQEKPEFWAALGGKEEYASDKRLQEDDSDHPVRLFQCSNASGNFDVEEIPDFGQVDLCTDDVMLLDAWDQIFIWIGEGANKTEKENAERVAIEYMRTDPSGRDTDTAIIRIKQGFEPPNFTGYFGFWDRDIYQTKAEWRGKTYEELKKELGEANMGVAKIDLNGNEGQEISFSKVAKYPYEQLIKSPDELPEGVDATQREVYLSAEDFQNLFECSYEEFMSKPVWKQQQMKRAKQLF; via the exons ATGCCTGCTGAGTCAGATCCTGCGTGGAAAGCTGTTCCCAAAGGAAagccatgttttattatctgGAGAATTGAG AAATTAAAGGTAGTCCCGGTTCCCAAAGATCATTATGGGTCATTCTATTCAGGGGACTCTTACATTGTCCTCAAT GATCGATATCAGAATTGTTGGAATCAG gtgcaggATATGAAGGGGGCTCTAGACATGCATATTCACTTCTGGCTTGGTAAAGAGAGCTCGCAG GATGAGGAAGGCGTTGCCGCTTTCAAGACTGTTGAACTGGACGACTATTTAGGGGGTGCACCTGTGCAGCACCGAGAAACTCAGGGTTCTGAGTCTACGAGATTCATGAACTACTTCAAAGCTAAAGGAGGAATAAA GTATATGAAGGGTGGTGTTGCCTCTGGGTTCAACCATGTAGAACAGAAAGTCACACAGCGACTCCTGCAAGTTAAAGGGCGCCACCATGTGCGCTGTGAGGAGGTTGACAAGTCGTGGAATTCCTTTAATGACGGCGATGTGTTTATATTAGACTTGGGCAAAGTGCAATACGTTTGGATGGGCAAAGAATCGAGCAGAACTGAGCGCATCAAG GGCATGGAGATAGCCAGGAGTCTGAGAGATGAGAGGGGAGGCGGTGACATCATAGCTGTCGACAGCGGAGAGGAGGATTCTATGCACCCCTCAGAAAAAAAG CTATGGAATGATCACTTGCGCATATCAGAGCGAAAAGTGAAGGCATCCAGGGAAGGAGGTTCGGATGAAAAGGTGGAGAGGATCAAATCGAGTGAAATAAAACTGTTCCTTGTGTCAGACGAGGGTGGCACTCTGAAGATAGAGGAAGTGAAGACTGGACCACTTCACAAGTCTGACCTCGATTCAAAG GACTCTTTTATCGTGGACAATGGCGAGGCAGGCGTCTGGGTTTGGAATGGTAAGCAAGCGAGCAAACAGGAGAGAAGTGAAGCGATGAGAAACGCAGTG GGCTTCTGCAAGAAAAAGGGTTATGCTAACAAGACTAGCGTAACAAAGGTGGCAGATGGTGGTGAACCAACAGAGTTTAAGAACCTTTTCAAGACGTGGCCTATGCCGCAGGCATCTGGCAAGGCTTATGTCGCCGGTGGCAAGATAG CTAAGACAGTGCAGACCAAGTTTGATGCCTCTGCCCTGCACTCGAACCAACCATTGGCCGCTCAGACTCAGATGGTTGATGATGGTTCTGGTACCACACAG GTATGGAGGATTGTTGACTTTGACATGGTGCCCGTTGAACGAAACATGATAGGACAATTCTTTGGTGGCGATTGTTACATCATTCTCTATACTTACCAAGTCCGCAACAAAGATAACTCTATTATCTACTACTGGCAG GGCAGTAAGTCTAGCCAGGATGAGAAGGGTGCCTCAGCAATGCACGCTGTTCAACTCGATGACAAGATGGGAGGATCACCGGTGCAGGTGCGTGTCGTACAGGGCAAAGAGCCACCACATTTCATGGCTATATTTGGGGGCAAGATGATCATCTACTCTGGAGGAAAGGCTGGCTGGAACCAGTCTCAGCACAGCAACGATGAAGGGCCAGGAGAGAAATACATGCTGCAAGTGAGAGGCACCAGCGCCCTTAATAGCAAGGCAATACAG GTGCCATGCCGGGCTGCCTCACTTAATTCTAATGATGTCTTTGTGCTCTTCACCAAGAGCAGCGTATCTATCTGGAGTGGCAAGGGCTCAACGGGAGATGAGAGGGAGATGGCCAAGCTTATAGCCAAACACTCACCAAG CCATGATGACGAGGCACTAAG AGAGCCACAGATGATCTTTGAAGGCCAGGAAAAGCCCGAGTTTTGGGCGGCGCTGGGAGGGAAGGAAGAGTATGCGAGTGACAAGCGCTTACAAGAGGATGACAGTGACCACCCAGTTCGTCTTTTTCAGTGCTCAAATGCTTCTGGTAACTTTGATGTCGAGGAAATACCAGACTTTGGTCAG GTGGACCTCTGTACCGACGATGTGATGCTGTTGGATGCCTGGGATCAAATCTTCATATGGATTGGTGAAGGGGCAAATAAAACAGAGAAAGAGAATGCTGAGCGTGTAGCTATT gAATATATGCGAACAGATCCATCAGGGCGAGATACAGACACTGCAATAATACGTATTAAACAAGGTTTTGAGCCTCCGAACTTTACAGGGTACTTTGGATTTTGGGATAGAGATATCTACCAG ACGAAGGCTGAGTGG AGAGGTAAAACATACGAGGAGCTCAAGAAAGAACTGGGTGAGGCTAACATGGGTGTTGCCAAAATCGACCTCAATGGAAATGAGGGGCAGGAGATAAGCTTTTCAAAGGTCGCTAAATATCCATATGAGCAATTGATTAAATCTCCAGATGAGTTGCCAGAAGGCGTTGATGCAACGCAGAGAGAG GTGTACCTGAGCGCTGAAGATTTCCAGAATCTATTTGAATGCTCATACGAAGAATTCATGTCTAAACCTGTATGGAAGCAACAGCAGATGAAGAGAGCCAAGCAACTGTTTTAA
- the LOC137400813 gene encoding advillin-like isoform X4: MPAESDPAWKAVPKGKPCFIIWRIEKLKVVPVPKDHYGSFYSGDSYIVLNVQDMKGALDMHIHFWLGKESSQDEEGVAAFKTVELDDYLGGAPVQHRETQGSESTRFMNYFKAKGGIKYMKGGVASGFNHVEQKVTQRLLQVKGRHHVRCEEVDKSWNSFNDGDVFILDLGKVQYVWMGKESSRTERIKGMEIARSLRDERGGGDIIAVDSGEEDSMHPSEKKLWNDHLRISERKVKASREGGSDEKVERIKSSEIKLFLVSDEGGTLKIEEVKTGPLHKSDLDSKDSFIVDNGEAGVWVWNGKQASKQERSEAMRNAVGFCKKKGYANKTSVTKVADGGEPTEFKNLFKTWPMPQASGKAYVAGGKIAKTVQTKFDASALHSNQPLAAQTQMVDDGSGTTQVWRIVDFDMVPVERNMIGQFFGGDCYIILYTYQVRNKDNSIIYYWQGSKSSQDEKGASAMHAVQLDDKMGGSPVQVRVVQGKEPPHFMAIFGGKMIIYSGGKAGWNQSQHSNDEGPGEKYMLQVRGTSALNSKAIQVPCRAASLNSNDVFVLFTKSSVSIWSGKGSTGDEREMAKLIAKHSPSHDDEALREPQMIFEGQEKPEFWAALGGKEEYASDKRLQEDDSDHPVRLFQCSNASGNFDVEEIPDFGQVDLCTDDVMLLDAWDQIFIWIGEGANKTEKENAERVAIEYMRTDPSGRDTDTAIIRIKQGFEPPNFTGYFGFWDRDIYQTKAEWRGKTYEELKKELGEANMGVAKIDLNGNEGQEISFSKVAKYPYEQLIKSPDELPEGVDATQREVYLSAEDFQNLFECSYEEFMSKPVWKQQQMKRAKQLF, from the exons ATGCCTGCTGAGTCAGATCCTGCGTGGAAAGCTGTTCCCAAAGGAAagccatgttttattatctgGAGAATTGAG AAATTAAAGGTAGTCCCGGTTCCCAAAGATCATTATGGGTCATTCTATTCAGGGGACTCTTACATTGTCCTCAAT gtgcaggATATGAAGGGGGCTCTAGACATGCATATTCACTTCTGGCTTGGTAAAGAGAGCTCGCAG GATGAGGAAGGCGTTGCCGCTTTCAAGACTGTTGAACTGGACGACTATTTAGGGGGTGCACCTGTGCAGCACCGAGAAACTCAGGGTTCTGAGTCTACGAGATTCATGAACTACTTCAAAGCTAAAGGAGGAATAAA GTATATGAAGGGTGGTGTTGCCTCTGGGTTCAACCATGTAGAACAGAAAGTCACACAGCGACTCCTGCAAGTTAAAGGGCGCCACCATGTGCGCTGTGAGGAGGTTGACAAGTCGTGGAATTCCTTTAATGACGGCGATGTGTTTATATTAGACTTGGGCAAAGTGCAATACGTTTGGATGGGCAAAGAATCGAGCAGAACTGAGCGCATCAAG GGCATGGAGATAGCCAGGAGTCTGAGAGATGAGAGGGGAGGCGGTGACATCATAGCTGTCGACAGCGGAGAGGAGGATTCTATGCACCCCTCAGAAAAAAAG CTATGGAATGATCACTTGCGCATATCAGAGCGAAAAGTGAAGGCATCCAGGGAAGGAGGTTCGGATGAAAAGGTGGAGAGGATCAAATCGAGTGAAATAAAACTGTTCCTTGTGTCAGACGAGGGTGGCACTCTGAAGATAGAGGAAGTGAAGACTGGACCACTTCACAAGTCTGACCTCGATTCAAAG GACTCTTTTATCGTGGACAATGGCGAGGCAGGCGTCTGGGTTTGGAATGGTAAGCAAGCGAGCAAACAGGAGAGAAGTGAAGCGATGAGAAACGCAGTG GGCTTCTGCAAGAAAAAGGGTTATGCTAACAAGACTAGCGTAACAAAGGTGGCAGATGGTGGTGAACCAACAGAGTTTAAGAACCTTTTCAAGACGTGGCCTATGCCGCAGGCATCTGGCAAGGCTTATGTCGCCGGTGGCAAGATAG CTAAGACAGTGCAGACCAAGTTTGATGCCTCTGCCCTGCACTCGAACCAACCATTGGCCGCTCAGACTCAGATGGTTGATGATGGTTCTGGTACCACACAG GTATGGAGGATTGTTGACTTTGACATGGTGCCCGTTGAACGAAACATGATAGGACAATTCTTTGGTGGCGATTGTTACATCATTCTCTATACTTACCAAGTCCGCAACAAAGATAACTCTATTATCTACTACTGGCAG GGCAGTAAGTCTAGCCAGGATGAGAAGGGTGCCTCAGCAATGCACGCTGTTCAACTCGATGACAAGATGGGAGGATCACCGGTGCAGGTGCGTGTCGTACAGGGCAAAGAGCCACCACATTTCATGGCTATATTTGGGGGCAAGATGATCATCTACTCTGGAGGAAAGGCTGGCTGGAACCAGTCTCAGCACAGCAACGATGAAGGGCCAGGAGAGAAATACATGCTGCAAGTGAGAGGCACCAGCGCCCTTAATAGCAAGGCAATACAG GTGCCATGCCGGGCTGCCTCACTTAATTCTAATGATGTCTTTGTGCTCTTCACCAAGAGCAGCGTATCTATCTGGAGTGGCAAGGGCTCAACGGGAGATGAGAGGGAGATGGCCAAGCTTATAGCCAAACACTCACCAAG CCATGATGACGAGGCACTAAG AGAGCCACAGATGATCTTTGAAGGCCAGGAAAAGCCCGAGTTTTGGGCGGCGCTGGGAGGGAAGGAAGAGTATGCGAGTGACAAGCGCTTACAAGAGGATGACAGTGACCACCCAGTTCGTCTTTTTCAGTGCTCAAATGCTTCTGGTAACTTTGATGTCGAGGAAATACCAGACTTTGGTCAG GTGGACCTCTGTACCGACGATGTGATGCTGTTGGATGCCTGGGATCAAATCTTCATATGGATTGGTGAAGGGGCAAATAAAACAGAGAAAGAGAATGCTGAGCGTGTAGCTATT gAATATATGCGAACAGATCCATCAGGGCGAGATACAGACACTGCAATAATACGTATTAAACAAGGTTTTGAGCCTCCGAACTTTACAGGGTACTTTGGATTTTGGGATAGAGATATCTACCAG ACGAAGGCTGAGTGG AGAGGTAAAACATACGAGGAGCTCAAGAAAGAACTGGGTGAGGCTAACATGGGTGTTGCCAAAATCGACCTCAATGGAAATGAGGGGCAGGAGATAAGCTTTTCAAAGGTCGCTAAATATCCATATGAGCAATTGATTAAATCTCCAGATGAGTTGCCAGAAGGCGTTGATGCAACGCAGAGAGAG GTGTACCTGAGCGCTGAAGATTTCCAGAATCTATTTGAATGCTCATACGAAGAATTCATGTCTAAACCTGTATGGAAGCAACAGCAGATGAAGAGAGCCAAGCAACTGTTTTAA
- the LOC137400813 gene encoding advillin-like isoform X5, which produces MPAESDPAWKAVPKGKPCFIIWRIEKLKVVPVPKDHYGSFYSGDSYIVLNDRYQNCWNQVQDMKGALDMHIHFWLGKESSQDEEGVAAFKTVELDDYLGGAPVQHRETQGSESTRFMNYFKAKGGIKYMKGGVASGFNHVEQKVTQRLLQVKGRHHVRCEEVDKSWNSFNDGDVFILDLGKVQYVWMGKESSRTERIKGMEIARSLRDERGGGDIIAVDSGEEDSMHPSEKKLWNDHLRISERKVKASREGGSDEKVERIKSSEIKLFLVSDEGGTLKIEEVKTGPLHKSDLDSKDSFIVDNGEAGVWVWNGKQASKQERSEAMRNAVGFCKKKGYANKTSVTKVADGGEPTEFKNLFKTWPMPQASGKAYVAGGKIAKTVQTKFDASALHSNQPLAAQTQMVDDGSGTTQVWRIVDFDMVPVERNMIGQFFGGDCYIILYTYQVRNKDNSIIYYWQGSKSSQDEKGASAMHAVQLDDKMGGSPVQVRVVQGKEPPHFMAIFGGKMIIYSGGKAGWNQSQHSNDEGPGEKYMLQVRGTSALNSKAIQVPCRAASLNSNDVFVLFTKSSVSIWSGKGSTGDEREMAKLIAKHSPREPQMIFEGQEKPEFWAALGGKEEYASDKRLQEDDSDHPVRLFQCSNASGNFDVEEIPDFGQVDLCTDDVMLLDAWDQIFIWIGEGANKTEKENAERVAIEYMRTDPSGRDTDTAIIRIKQGFEPPNFTGYFGFWDRDIYQRGKTYEELKKELGEANMGVAKIDLNGNEGQEISFSKVAKYPYEQLIKSPDELPEGVDATQREVYLSAEDFQNLFECSYEEFMSKPVWKQQQMKRAKQLF; this is translated from the exons ATGCCTGCTGAGTCAGATCCTGCGTGGAAAGCTGTTCCCAAAGGAAagccatgttttattatctgGAGAATTGAG AAATTAAAGGTAGTCCCGGTTCCCAAAGATCATTATGGGTCATTCTATTCAGGGGACTCTTACATTGTCCTCAAT GATCGATATCAGAATTGTTGGAATCAG gtgcaggATATGAAGGGGGCTCTAGACATGCATATTCACTTCTGGCTTGGTAAAGAGAGCTCGCAG GATGAGGAAGGCGTTGCCGCTTTCAAGACTGTTGAACTGGACGACTATTTAGGGGGTGCACCTGTGCAGCACCGAGAAACTCAGGGTTCTGAGTCTACGAGATTCATGAACTACTTCAAAGCTAAAGGAGGAATAAA GTATATGAAGGGTGGTGTTGCCTCTGGGTTCAACCATGTAGAACAGAAAGTCACACAGCGACTCCTGCAAGTTAAAGGGCGCCACCATGTGCGCTGTGAGGAGGTTGACAAGTCGTGGAATTCCTTTAATGACGGCGATGTGTTTATATTAGACTTGGGCAAAGTGCAATACGTTTGGATGGGCAAAGAATCGAGCAGAACTGAGCGCATCAAG GGCATGGAGATAGCCAGGAGTCTGAGAGATGAGAGGGGAGGCGGTGACATCATAGCTGTCGACAGCGGAGAGGAGGATTCTATGCACCCCTCAGAAAAAAAG CTATGGAATGATCACTTGCGCATATCAGAGCGAAAAGTGAAGGCATCCAGGGAAGGAGGTTCGGATGAAAAGGTGGAGAGGATCAAATCGAGTGAAATAAAACTGTTCCTTGTGTCAGACGAGGGTGGCACTCTGAAGATAGAGGAAGTGAAGACTGGACCACTTCACAAGTCTGACCTCGATTCAAAG GACTCTTTTATCGTGGACAATGGCGAGGCAGGCGTCTGGGTTTGGAATGGTAAGCAAGCGAGCAAACAGGAGAGAAGTGAAGCGATGAGAAACGCAGTG GGCTTCTGCAAGAAAAAGGGTTATGCTAACAAGACTAGCGTAACAAAGGTGGCAGATGGTGGTGAACCAACAGAGTTTAAGAACCTTTTCAAGACGTGGCCTATGCCGCAGGCATCTGGCAAGGCTTATGTCGCCGGTGGCAAGATAG CTAAGACAGTGCAGACCAAGTTTGATGCCTCTGCCCTGCACTCGAACCAACCATTGGCCGCTCAGACTCAGATGGTTGATGATGGTTCTGGTACCACACAG GTATGGAGGATTGTTGACTTTGACATGGTGCCCGTTGAACGAAACATGATAGGACAATTCTTTGGTGGCGATTGTTACATCATTCTCTATACTTACCAAGTCCGCAACAAAGATAACTCTATTATCTACTACTGGCAG GGCAGTAAGTCTAGCCAGGATGAGAAGGGTGCCTCAGCAATGCACGCTGTTCAACTCGATGACAAGATGGGAGGATCACCGGTGCAGGTGCGTGTCGTACAGGGCAAAGAGCCACCACATTTCATGGCTATATTTGGGGGCAAGATGATCATCTACTCTGGAGGAAAGGCTGGCTGGAACCAGTCTCAGCACAGCAACGATGAAGGGCCAGGAGAGAAATACATGCTGCAAGTGAGAGGCACCAGCGCCCTTAATAGCAAGGCAATACAG GTGCCATGCCGGGCTGCCTCACTTAATTCTAATGATGTCTTTGTGCTCTTCACCAAGAGCAGCGTATCTATCTGGAGTGGCAAGGGCTCAACGGGAGATGAGAGGGAGATGGCCAAGCTTATAGCCAAACACTCACCAAG AGAGCCACAGATGATCTTTGAAGGCCAGGAAAAGCCCGAGTTTTGGGCGGCGCTGGGAGGGAAGGAAGAGTATGCGAGTGACAAGCGCTTACAAGAGGATGACAGTGACCACCCAGTTCGTCTTTTTCAGTGCTCAAATGCTTCTGGTAACTTTGATGTCGAGGAAATACCAGACTTTGGTCAG GTGGACCTCTGTACCGACGATGTGATGCTGTTGGATGCCTGGGATCAAATCTTCATATGGATTGGTGAAGGGGCAAATAAAACAGAGAAAGAGAATGCTGAGCGTGTAGCTATT gAATATATGCGAACAGATCCATCAGGGCGAGATACAGACACTGCAATAATACGTATTAAACAAGGTTTTGAGCCTCCGAACTTTACAGGGTACTTTGGATTTTGGGATAGAGATATCTACCAG AGAGGTAAAACATACGAGGAGCTCAAGAAAGAACTGGGTGAGGCTAACATGGGTGTTGCCAAAATCGACCTCAATGGAAATGAGGGGCAGGAGATAAGCTTTTCAAAGGTCGCTAAATATCCATATGAGCAATTGATTAAATCTCCAGATGAGTTGCCAGAAGGCGTTGATGCAACGCAGAGAGAG GTGTACCTGAGCGCTGAAGATTTCCAGAATCTATTTGAATGCTCATACGAAGAATTCATGTCTAAACCTGTATGGAAGCAACAGCAGATGAAGAGAGCCAAGCAACTGTTTTAA
- the LOC137400813 gene encoding advillin-like isoform X3 — protein sequence MPAESDPAWKAVPKGKPCFIIWRIEKLKVVPVPKDHYGSFYSGDSYIVLNDRYQNCWNQVQDMKGALDMHIHFWLGKESSQDEEGVAAFKTVELDDYLGGAPVQHRETQGSESTRFMNYFKAKGGIKYMKGGVASGFNHVEQKVTQRLLQVKGRHHVRCEEVDKSWNSFNDGDVFILDLGKVQYVWMGKESSRTERIKGMEIARSLRDERGGGDIIAVDSGEEDSMHPSEKKLWNDHLRISERKVKASREGGSDEKVERIKSSEIKLFLVSDEGGTLKIEEVKTGPLHKSDLDSKDSFIVDNGEAGVWVWNGKQASKQERSEAMRNAVGFCKKKGYANKTSVTKVADGGEPTEFKNLFKTWPMPQASGKAYVAGGKIAKTVQTKFDASALHSNQPLAAQTQMVDDGSGTTQVWRIVDFDMVPVERNMIGQFFGGDCYIILYTYQVRNKDNSIIYYWQGSKSSQDEKGASAMHAVQLDDKMGGSPVQVRVVQGKEPPHFMAIFGGKMIIYSGGKAGWNQSQHSNDEGPGEKYMLQVRGTSALNSKAIQVPCRAASLNSNDVFVLFTKSSVSIWSGKGSTGDEREMAKLIAKHSPREPQMIFEGQEKPEFWAALGGKEEYASDKRLQEDDSDHPVRLFQCSNASGNFDVEEIPDFGQVDLCTDDVMLLDAWDQIFIWIGEGANKTEKENAERVAIEYMRTDPSGRDTDTAIIRIKQGFEPPNFTGYFGFWDRDIYQTKAEWRGKTYEELKKELGEANMGVAKIDLNGNEGQEISFSKVAKYPYEQLIKSPDELPEGVDATQREVYLSAEDFQNLFECSYEEFMSKPVWKQQQMKRAKQLF from the exons ATGCCTGCTGAGTCAGATCCTGCGTGGAAAGCTGTTCCCAAAGGAAagccatgttttattatctgGAGAATTGAG AAATTAAAGGTAGTCCCGGTTCCCAAAGATCATTATGGGTCATTCTATTCAGGGGACTCTTACATTGTCCTCAAT GATCGATATCAGAATTGTTGGAATCAG gtgcaggATATGAAGGGGGCTCTAGACATGCATATTCACTTCTGGCTTGGTAAAGAGAGCTCGCAG GATGAGGAAGGCGTTGCCGCTTTCAAGACTGTTGAACTGGACGACTATTTAGGGGGTGCACCTGTGCAGCACCGAGAAACTCAGGGTTCTGAGTCTACGAGATTCATGAACTACTTCAAAGCTAAAGGAGGAATAAA GTATATGAAGGGTGGTGTTGCCTCTGGGTTCAACCATGTAGAACAGAAAGTCACACAGCGACTCCTGCAAGTTAAAGGGCGCCACCATGTGCGCTGTGAGGAGGTTGACAAGTCGTGGAATTCCTTTAATGACGGCGATGTGTTTATATTAGACTTGGGCAAAGTGCAATACGTTTGGATGGGCAAAGAATCGAGCAGAACTGAGCGCATCAAG GGCATGGAGATAGCCAGGAGTCTGAGAGATGAGAGGGGAGGCGGTGACATCATAGCTGTCGACAGCGGAGAGGAGGATTCTATGCACCCCTCAGAAAAAAAG CTATGGAATGATCACTTGCGCATATCAGAGCGAAAAGTGAAGGCATCCAGGGAAGGAGGTTCGGATGAAAAGGTGGAGAGGATCAAATCGAGTGAAATAAAACTGTTCCTTGTGTCAGACGAGGGTGGCACTCTGAAGATAGAGGAAGTGAAGACTGGACCACTTCACAAGTCTGACCTCGATTCAAAG GACTCTTTTATCGTGGACAATGGCGAGGCAGGCGTCTGGGTTTGGAATGGTAAGCAAGCGAGCAAACAGGAGAGAAGTGAAGCGATGAGAAACGCAGTG GGCTTCTGCAAGAAAAAGGGTTATGCTAACAAGACTAGCGTAACAAAGGTGGCAGATGGTGGTGAACCAACAGAGTTTAAGAACCTTTTCAAGACGTGGCCTATGCCGCAGGCATCTGGCAAGGCTTATGTCGCCGGTGGCAAGATAG CTAAGACAGTGCAGACCAAGTTTGATGCCTCTGCCCTGCACTCGAACCAACCATTGGCCGCTCAGACTCAGATGGTTGATGATGGTTCTGGTACCACACAG GTATGGAGGATTGTTGACTTTGACATGGTGCCCGTTGAACGAAACATGATAGGACAATTCTTTGGTGGCGATTGTTACATCATTCTCTATACTTACCAAGTCCGCAACAAAGATAACTCTATTATCTACTACTGGCAG GGCAGTAAGTCTAGCCAGGATGAGAAGGGTGCCTCAGCAATGCACGCTGTTCAACTCGATGACAAGATGGGAGGATCACCGGTGCAGGTGCGTGTCGTACAGGGCAAAGAGCCACCACATTTCATGGCTATATTTGGGGGCAAGATGATCATCTACTCTGGAGGAAAGGCTGGCTGGAACCAGTCTCAGCACAGCAACGATGAAGGGCCAGGAGAGAAATACATGCTGCAAGTGAGAGGCACCAGCGCCCTTAATAGCAAGGCAATACAG GTGCCATGCCGGGCTGCCTCACTTAATTCTAATGATGTCTTTGTGCTCTTCACCAAGAGCAGCGTATCTATCTGGAGTGGCAAGGGCTCAACGGGAGATGAGAGGGAGATGGCCAAGCTTATAGCCAAACACTCACCAAG AGAGCCACAGATGATCTTTGAAGGCCAGGAAAAGCCCGAGTTTTGGGCGGCGCTGGGAGGGAAGGAAGAGTATGCGAGTGACAAGCGCTTACAAGAGGATGACAGTGACCACCCAGTTCGTCTTTTTCAGTGCTCAAATGCTTCTGGTAACTTTGATGTCGAGGAAATACCAGACTTTGGTCAG GTGGACCTCTGTACCGACGATGTGATGCTGTTGGATGCCTGGGATCAAATCTTCATATGGATTGGTGAAGGGGCAAATAAAACAGAGAAAGAGAATGCTGAGCGTGTAGCTATT gAATATATGCGAACAGATCCATCAGGGCGAGATACAGACACTGCAATAATACGTATTAAACAAGGTTTTGAGCCTCCGAACTTTACAGGGTACTTTGGATTTTGGGATAGAGATATCTACCAG ACGAAGGCTGAGTGG AGAGGTAAAACATACGAGGAGCTCAAGAAAGAACTGGGTGAGGCTAACATGGGTGTTGCCAAAATCGACCTCAATGGAAATGAGGGGCAGGAGATAAGCTTTTCAAAGGTCGCTAAATATCCATATGAGCAATTGATTAAATCTCCAGATGAGTTGCCAGAAGGCGTTGATGCAACGCAGAGAGAG GTGTACCTGAGCGCTGAAGATTTCCAGAATCTATTTGAATGCTCATACGAAGAATTCATGTCTAAACCTGTATGGAAGCAACAGCAGATGAAGAGAGCCAAGCAACTGTTTTAA